From Xiphophorus hellerii strain 12219 chromosome 20, Xiphophorus_hellerii-4.1, whole genome shotgun sequence, the proteins below share one genomic window:
- the itih3b.2 gene encoding LOW QUALITY PROTEIN: inter-alpha-trypsin inhibitor heavy chain H3 (The sequence of the model RefSeq protein was modified relative to this genomic sequence to represent the inferred CDS: deleted 2 bases in 2 codons) yields MGRASVLLTVFGLLLALTASLPNKDDWDIYSFHINSTVTSRYATTVITSRVANRMNEPKEIEFHVQIPKNAFISRFRMMMDGQVYDGVVKTKEQAQEQYTRAVSRGESAGIVRSVGRTMEEFKTSVTVAAHKKVTFELTYEELLKRTHGKYELQIYARPMKPVEDFKADVHIHEKAGVSFVDVKGGLSTKALANAITKTHADKQAWVHFYPTVDQQKNCDSCGEEGMNGDLVIAYDVNRDNGFGDIKTSDGYFIHHFAPSSLPRIPKNVLFVIDRSGSMHGRKITQTRTALLHILNDLAEDDFFGLISFDGEIIHFKRELVQATALNLEGARGFVRNIEDRGNTDINAAVLEGARILNEHPREGSASILILLTDGDPTSGVTNLDTIQSNVKQAIAGKFPLYCLGFGFDVKFEFLEKMSLQNNGVARRIYEDSDADLQLKGFYDEVATPLLTDITMIYVGGTNLTKTNFSQYYNGSEIVVAGEIIDNNVEIFTPQVVAISSKQKVTFSNTNGSVDSSVSDGLLQRVWAYLTVKQLLEKELLLSGPEKEKVNKEALELSLTYGFVTPLTSMVVTKPEGESSEIHHKPKEREEPLPQTSITGLR; encoded by the exons ATGGGGAGAGCCTCGGTGCTGCTTACTGTCTTTGGGCTTCTGCTGGCTTTGACTGCGTCACTACCAAACAAG GATGACTGGGACATTTACAGCTTTCACATCAACTCCACTGTGACCAGCCGATATGCCACCACCGTCATCACAAGCCGTGTGGCCAACCGTATGAATGAACCAAAAGAAATTGAATTCCATGTTCAGATTCCCAAGAATGCCTTCATCAGTAGGTTCAGAAT GATGATGGATGGTCAAGTGTATGATGGAGTTGTGAAAACTAAGGAGCAAGCTCAGGAGCAGTACACTAGAGCTGTGTCCCGTGGCGAAAGCGCTGGGATTGTCCG CTCTGTTGGAAGAACCATGGAGGAATTTAAAACCTCTGTAACTGTGGCGGCCCACAAAAAGGTCACCTTTGAACTCACCTATGAGGAGCTGCTGAAGCGAACCCACGGCAAATACGAGCTACAGATCTATGCTCGACCCATGAAGCCTGTCGAAGACTTCAAG GCTGATGTGCACATTCACGAGAAAGCC GGCGTCAGTTTTGTTGATGTGAAAGGAGGGCTGAGCACCAAAGCCTTGGCTAATGCTATCACTAAAACACATGCAGATAAACAG GCATGGGTACATTTCTATCCAACAGTGGACCAACAAAAAAATTGTGACAGCTGTGGAGAAGAAGGGATGAATGGAGATCTGGTTATAGCTTACGATGTCAACAGAGACAATGGATTTGGAGACATTAAG ACTTCTGATGGGTACTTTATTCATCACTTTGCTCCATCAAGTCTTCCACGAATACCAAAGAATGTTCTCTTTGTTATCGATCGAAGTGGCTCAATGCATGGCAGAAAAATTACACAG ACCCGAACTGCTTTACTCCATATTTTGAATGACCTGGCAGAAGATGACTTCTTTGGTCTCATCAGTTTTGACGGGGAAATAATTCACTTTAAACGGGAACTCGTTCAAGCCACTGCTCTAAATCTGGAGGGAGCGAGAGGGTTTGTGAGGAATATTGAAGACAGAGGAA ATACAGACATCAACGCAGCAGTGTTGGAAGGAGCCCGTATCCTGAATGAACATCCCAGAGAAGGCTCAGCTTCCATCCTTATACTTCTCACAGATGGAGACCCAACATCAG GAGTGACAAATCTTGACACAATACAGTCCAACGTAAAACAGGCGATTGCAGGAAAGTTTCCTCTCTACTGTCTTGGTTTTGGATTTGACGTTAAGTTTGAGTTCTTGGAGAAAATGTCGCTGCAGAACAACGGT GTAGCAAGACGGATTTATGAAGACTCTGATGCTGACTTGCAGCTTAAG GGTTTCTATGATGAAGTGGCCACTCCTCTCCTAACAGATATCACAATGATCTATGTCGGTGGAACCAATCTAACCAAGACTAACTTCAGTCAGTATTATAACGGCTCTGAGATCGTGGTGGCCGGTGAGATCATTGACAACAATGTAGAAATCTTCACTCCTCAAGTTGTGGCCATTTCA agcaaacaaaaagtaacattttctaACACAAACGGCTCTGTGGATTCTTCGGTCAGTGATGGACTTCTTCAGAGAGTTTGGGCCTACCTCACAGTTAAACAGCTTTTAGAGAAAGA GCTTTTATTATCTGGAcctgagaaagaaaaagtgaataaaGAGGCTTTGGAGTTGTCCCTGACGTACGGCTTTGTCACCCCGCTCACATCCATGGTGGTCACCAAGCCTGAGGGGGAGAGCTCAGAAATTCATCACAAACCGAAGGAGAGGGAAGAACCACTGCCTCAGACGTCTATCACAGGTCTCCGATGA